Proteins found in one Terriglobia bacterium genomic segment:
- the tatC gene encoding twin-arginine translocase subunit TatC, whose product MKDATTELESETGQPEPEEEESGKMSFLEHLDELRKRLVRIIAYLGIGFIASWYFSKAIFHFLDKPLREQLPPGVNLVFTNPTEAFVLYMKIAFVTGIFLTIPFSLYEVWKFISPGLYRREKRYVVPFMVSSVVLFAAGATFCYAYVLPQAYRFLIGFGADFTPMITITEYYDLTLMMLLGFGLIFEMPVIVAFLSIWGLVSAHFLWSKFKYSIVGMVALAAVLSPTGDAFNLMIWSAPMIVLYLLSIGVAALFGWRRKKRENSA is encoded by the coding sequence ATGAAGGACGCCACAACAGAGCTGGAAAGCGAGACTGGCCAGCCCGAGCCGGAAGAAGAAGAGTCCGGCAAGATGTCGTTCCTGGAGCACCTGGATGAGCTTAGGAAGCGCCTCGTCCGGATCATCGCCTACCTCGGTATTGGGTTTATAGCATCCTGGTATTTCTCAAAGGCGATCTTCCACTTCCTCGATAAGCCGCTTCGCGAACAGCTCCCGCCCGGCGTCAACCTCGTCTTCACAAACCCGACCGAAGCGTTTGTCCTTTACATGAAGATCGCATTCGTCACGGGCATCTTTCTGACGATTCCGTTTTCACTCTACGAGGTCTGGAAGTTCATCTCCCCCGGTCTTTACAGGCGCGAAAAGAGATATGTGGTTCCGTTCATGGTTTCCTCGGTGGTTCTTTTTGCGGCCGGCGCGACCTTCTGCTACGCTTACGTCCTTCCTCAGGCTTACCGGTTTCTCATCGGATTCGGAGCCGATTTCACCCCCATGATCACGATTACCGAGTACTATGACCTGACGCTGATGATGCTCCTGGGCTTTGGTTTGATCTTCGAGATGCCTGTAATCGTGGCCTTTCTGTCCATTTGGGGACTGGTGTCCGCCCATTTCCTGTGGAGCAAGTTCAAGTATTCGATTGTTGGAATGGTTGCCCTCGCGGCTGTGCTGTCGCCAACCGGTGATGCCTTCAACCTCATGATCTGGTCGGCGCCGATGATCGTCCTCTACCTCCTCAGCATTGGCGTTGCCGCACTCTTCGGCTGGCGCCGCAAGAAGCGCGAAAATTCCGCGTAA
- a CDS encoding ABC transporter permease yields MNATYNELNAPMLTAQVLAPSAPRVRRPLVTVWEAFVIAADSIWSHKLRSVLTLLGIIIGVASVVAVGGAIEGLGFYIKDRLTSTFGSNTFIVARIARVNMSEEEYEKVIKRNKRLYLDDMRAVEERCADCAAINTNMSRTADAKAGNRTFYDANIRGVTEDAPKIQELIVAEGRFISSFDTQHSRPVAVLGEAIRKELFGPVDVMGKQIRIGPDSFNVIGVEKENGTFFGQSLDNNIYIPYTAFMKIFAQRSVNFQVKAPSEEDLVSTQDQVRVVLRSRHKLHPNQDDDFDILGSEAIQNAIGQFTGAIAAVVTPITLISLVVGGIVVMNIMLVTVTERTVEIGMRKALGARRRDILLQFLIESSLLASLGGALGLVLAYVIAVIIRGTTPIPMTITIGYILLALLASGGIGLISGIYPAHRAAKLDPIVALARE; encoded by the coding sequence ATGAATGCGACCTATAACGAACTTAACGCTCCCATGTTGACAGCCCAGGTTCTCGCACCGTCTGCGCCTCGCGTCCGACGACCGCTCGTGACCGTCTGGGAAGCGTTTGTCATCGCTGCTGACTCGATCTGGTCCCACAAGCTCCGGTCGGTGCTCACGCTCCTGGGAATCATCATCGGCGTAGCATCGGTTGTTGCGGTGGGCGGCGCCATCGAAGGGCTCGGCTTTTACATCAAAGACCGCCTGACCTCCACGTTCGGAAGCAACACGTTTATCGTGGCCCGGATTGCCCGGGTAAACATGTCGGAGGAGGAATACGAGAAGGTGATCAAGCGCAACAAGCGGCTCTACCTGGACGACATGCGCGCCGTCGAGGAGCGCTGCGCTGACTGCGCGGCCATCAATACCAACATGAGCCGGACTGCCGACGCCAAGGCGGGAAACCGCACCTTCTACGACGCCAACATCAGAGGAGTAACCGAAGACGCCCCCAAGATTCAGGAACTGATTGTTGCAGAAGGCCGATTCATTTCATCGTTCGATACCCAGCACTCGAGGCCCGTGGCCGTGCTGGGAGAGGCGATTCGCAAGGAACTGTTCGGCCCTGTCGATGTCATGGGGAAACAGATCAGGATCGGCCCGGATTCCTTCAACGTCATCGGGGTGGAAAAGGAGAACGGCACATTCTTCGGCCAATCGCTGGATAACAACATCTACATCCCGTACACGGCGTTCATGAAGATATTCGCCCAACGCTCCGTCAACTTCCAGGTGAAGGCCCCATCAGAGGAGGACCTGGTATCTACACAGGATCAGGTGCGTGTGGTGCTGAGGTCGCGCCATAAGCTGCACCCGAACCAGGATGACGACTTCGACATCCTGGGGAGCGAGGCGATACAGAACGCCATCGGCCAGTTCACCGGAGCGATCGCCGCAGTGGTAACACCGATCACCCTGATTTCGCTGGTGGTCGGGGGGATCGTGGTCATGAATATCATGCTGGTGACGGTGACGGAACGGACTGTGGAAATTGGAATGCGGAAAGCGCTGGGAGCGCGGCGCCGCGATATCCTCTTGCAGTTTCTGATCGAATCCTCCCTGCTCGCTTCTCTCGGGGGTGCGCTCGGGCTGGTTCTCGCTTACGTGATCGCTGTCATCATCAGGGGCACGACACCGATCCCGATGACCATAACCATCGGCTATATTCTGCTCGCTCTCCTGGCCTCGGGGGGGATCGGGCTGATCTCAGGCATTTATCCGGCCCATCGGGCAGCAAAGCTTGATCCTATTGTCGCCCTTGCCAGAGAGTAA
- a CDS encoding peptidylprolyl isomerase: protein MPAKRWHMLGVICLPALICFESCGLKDRAQTETDPVVVQIGKWNYSKADLEQFFDSRLSEFRGPAATDEEKSAMLDSFIEEKLLLQEAEELKIEPSPKTLDSMRDKLSASGGGSSNDLKRDKDVEQSMADSLKVQAYMRDHLFKGVSVTKEECEAYYKEHLGDFVSNDVVHVREILVDSAEEAQKIQALLKANRNRNFKDLARLYSKAPTASDGGDLGTFQRGELPEEFEKAIFPLASGTISRIVSSQYGYHTFFVEEKILAHQQKFYEVEGQIQEKLLQQRQRAALEKELESLAQKVPIQVDHEKLDFKYVGARFAPRGGKSQ from the coding sequence ATGCCTGCCAAACGGTGGCACATGCTCGGCGTGATCTGCCTGCCAGCACTTATCTGCTTCGAAAGCTGCGGTTTGAAGGATAGAGCGCAAACGGAAACTGATCCCGTCGTCGTGCAGATAGGCAAGTGGAACTATAGCAAGGCTGATCTGGAGCAGTTCTTCGACAGCCGGTTGAGTGAATTTCGCGGCCCTGCGGCTACCGACGAGGAGAAGTCGGCCATGCTCGATTCGTTCATAGAGGAGAAGCTGCTGCTTCAAGAGGCGGAGGAGTTGAAGATAGAGCCCAGTCCAAAGACTCTCGATTCGATGCGCGACAAGCTGTCAGCCAGCGGCGGCGGAAGCAGCAACGACCTGAAGCGCGACAAGGATGTCGAGCAAAGCATGGCAGACAGCCTGAAGGTGCAGGCCTACATGCGCGATCACCTGTTCAAGGGCGTGTCGGTGACCAAAGAAGAATGCGAGGCTTACTACAAAGAGCATCTCGGCGATTTTGTCAGCAATGATGTCGTTCATGTACGCGAGATCCTTGTAGATAGTGCAGAGGAGGCGCAGAAGATCCAGGCCCTGCTCAAGGCGAATCGGAACAGGAATTTCAAGGATTTGGCCCGTCTGTACTCGAAAGCCCCGACTGCGTCCGACGGCGGCGATCTGGGAACATTCCAAAGGGGCGAACTGCCCGAGGAGTTTGAGAAAGCCATCTTTCCCCTGGCGTCCGGCACCATCAGCAGGATCGTAAGCTCGCAGTACGGGTATCATACGTTTTTTGTGGAAGAGAAAATTCTGGCCCACCAGCAGAAGTTTTATGAAGTAGAAGGCCAAATTCAGGAGAAACTGCTGCAGCAGCGGCAGCGGGCGGCGCTCGAAAAGGAACTGGAATCCCTGGCGCAAAAGGTTCCGATCCAGGTGGATCACGAAAAACTGGATTTCAAGTATGTCGGCGCCCGATTCGCCCCCCGCGGAGGGAAATCTCAATGA
- a CDS encoding S41 family peptidase — translation MKHRFAAFVILVVLTSSLAGGLFSGRVAAGSAPAPQNANNEFLREFTEAVDVIQKNHVDNIGADKLIYSAIKGMLRTLDPHSSFFDPKEFARLREEQHSKYYGLGIRVRALIPRGDARGRVVIVEPPAAGSPAQKRGLHAGDVITRVNGESIDDWTQDEVVDHLRGPRGTTVDVTIERPGVRAPLQFKVERDEIPIITVPYAFEVKPGVGYIKIDRFSESTADELKKKLDKLEASKLSGLILDLRDNPGGLLNQAIDVTDFFVRKSELIVSTKGRLASSAHQYTAPSLEKIQVPLVVLINKHSASASEIVAGALQDHDRGLIVGETSFGKGLVQSVYNMENNTGMALTTARYYTPSGRLIQRDYQDSAFDYYNLPDAPGNENREREVKTTDSGRQVLGGGGITPDVKVSLRELNHFEALLSSKYVFFDYARRLASGQVPAASNFRLPVKNDEVKTPSQREDAASASKFEVTDAMLDDFEEYLRSQKVEFTDQDIKDNIDFIKRHIKQEVFNTAFGLEEGWRVAIQGDTQVMKALDMMPEAKVLMTTGRLTSTAQVQEIKK, via the coding sequence ATGAAGCATAGATTTGCAGCCTTTGTGATCCTCGTGGTACTGACGTCCTCCCTCGCCGGCGGGCTTTTCAGTGGGAGGGTTGCGGCGGGTTCCGCACCTGCACCGCAGAACGCCAACAATGAGTTCCTGCGCGAGTTCACAGAAGCAGTTGACGTCATTCAGAAAAACCATGTCGACAACATCGGCGCCGACAAGCTGATTTACAGCGCGATCAAAGGCATGCTCCGCACGTTGGATCCGCATTCCAGTTTCTTCGATCCGAAGGAGTTTGCGCGCCTCCGGGAAGAGCAGCACAGCAAATACTACGGGTTGGGAATACGCGTCCGGGCCCTTATCCCGAGGGGTGACGCTCGCGGCCGGGTTGTGATCGTTGAGCCCCCTGCCGCCGGCTCTCCTGCCCAGAAGCGGGGCCTGCACGCCGGCGACGTGATCACCAGAGTCAACGGTGAAAGTATCGACGACTGGACCCAGGATGAGGTGGTGGATCACTTGCGTGGCCCGCGCGGGACAACGGTGGATGTCACGATCGAGCGGCCGGGGGTCCGCGCTCCTCTGCAGTTCAAGGTCGAGCGCGACGAGATCCCCATCATCACGGTTCCCTACGCGTTCGAGGTCAAACCGGGCGTGGGGTATATCAAGATCGATCGCTTTTCCGAGTCGACGGCCGATGAGTTGAAAAAGAAACTGGACAAACTGGAGGCAAGCAAGCTTTCCGGCCTGATTCTGGACTTGCGTGACAACCCGGGTGGCCTGCTCAACCAGGCTATTGATGTCACGGATTTCTTTGTGCGCAAGAGCGAACTGATCGTATCGACCAAGGGTCGCCTGGCGAGCTCGGCCCACCAATATACGGCTCCCAGCCTGGAAAAGATCCAGGTCCCGCTGGTCGTGCTGATCAACAAGCACAGCGCGAGTGCCTCCGAAATCGTGGCCGGCGCATTGCAGGATCACGACCGGGGGCTCATCGTGGGTGAAACCAGCTTCGGGAAAGGCCTGGTTCAATCCGTCTACAACATGGAAAACAATACGGGAATGGCCCTGACTACGGCGAGGTACTACACTCCCAGCGGGCGCCTGATCCAGCGCGATTATCAGGATTCAGCCTTCGACTATTACAACCTTCCCGATGCCCCCGGCAACGAGAACCGAGAGCGCGAGGTGAAGACCACCGACAGCGGTCGCCAGGTGCTTGGCGGCGGCGGCATCACCCCGGACGTGAAGGTGTCGTTGCGCGAACTCAATCATTTCGAAGCCCTGCTCAGTTCAAAGTATGTCTTTTTCGATTACGCACGCCGCCTTGCCTCGGGGCAGGTGCCGGCGGCCAGCAATTTTCGCCTGCCTGTCAAGAACGACGAGGTAAAAACCCCCTCACAACGAGAAGACGCGGCGTCGGCCTCCAAATTCGAAGTGACCGACGCGATGCTCGATGATTTCGAGGAATACCTGCGCAGTCAAAAGGTGGAGTTCACCGATCAGGACATCAAGGACAATATCGACTTCATCAAGCGACACATCAAGCAGGAAGTCTTTAATACCGCCTTCGGGCTCGAAGAGGGCTGGAGGGTGGCAATCCAGGGTGACACGCAAGTCATGAAGGCCCTGGATATGATGCCCGAAGCAAAGGTACTGATGACGACCGGACGCTTGACTTCGACCGCCCAAGTCCAGGAAATCAAAAAGTAG
- a CDS encoding BlaI/MecI/CopY family transcriptional regulator, which yields MKRSAHLTPGEFELIEILWPLGEASVKDVWTRVNPDRGLAYTTVMTVLEKMYRKGILTQSKRGKAFRYSAALSREQVLKGIVEHLCEVYFAGSYAELANFVSKQYAASAQSKPAIEKEQSKSDDPTA from the coding sequence ATGAAGAGATCCGCGCATCTGACTCCCGGCGAGTTTGAATTGATCGAGATCCTTTGGCCGTTGGGAGAGGCAAGTGTCAAGGACGTGTGGACGCGAGTGAATCCCGATCGGGGCCTGGCCTATACCACAGTTATGACCGTCCTGGAAAAAATGTATCGGAAGGGGATCCTCACTCAGAGCAAAAGAGGGAAGGCTTTCCGCTACTCAGCCGCCCTGAGCCGGGAGCAGGTGCTCAAGGGGATCGTTGAGCACCTCTGCGAAGTCTACTTCGCCGGTTCTTACGCCGAACTCGCCAACTTCGTCAGCAAGCAGTACGCCGCGAGCGCCCAATCCAAGCCAGCCATCGAGAAGGAACAATCCAAGTCAGACGATCCGACGGCTTGA
- a CDS encoding SurA N-terminal domain-containing protein translates to MIRSVWLVASMLIFSSGLQPQTKPKVVERIVAQVNDDIITLSDLNREMAKRRQELADQYTGDQLEQELKKTEDSVLEDLIRKRLILQKATELGMGSGMDVQVSAYIEQLRKQNGIKDMDEFERALEQQGMTLAGFREDIKKEMIIQDVKGYFVDSRITILSEEIERYYKDHTKDYSSPEEVTLSEIVVPSNGPDPQAEALANEYRRRALQGESFATLASQYSKGGTAGKGGGIGTYQVMKLKPDIANAVTAVKEGDVSLVVKIAEGYAIFRVDARKPSVVRPFGEVKDDIKKLLYQQKFVPEFERFIAQLKEDAYIQKFPELGIGK, encoded by the coding sequence ATGATAAGATCCGTGTGGCTTGTAGCCTCGATGCTGATCTTCAGCTCGGGTTTACAGCCGCAAACCAAGCCCAAGGTGGTAGAGCGCATCGTTGCTCAGGTCAACGACGACATCATCACCCTGTCCGATCTCAACCGGGAAATGGCCAAACGCCGGCAGGAGCTGGCCGACCAGTACACCGGCGATCAGCTGGAACAGGAGCTGAAGAAAACAGAGGACTCCGTGCTCGAAGACCTGATCCGGAAAAGGCTGATTTTGCAGAAGGCCACGGAACTTGGCATGGGCTCGGGCATGGACGTCCAGGTGTCGGCTTACATCGAACAGCTGCGCAAACAGAATGGTATCAAGGACATGGACGAATTTGAACGCGCGCTCGAGCAGCAGGGCATGACACTGGCCGGCTTTCGCGAAGATATAAAAAAGGAGATGATCATTCAGGACGTCAAGGGTTATTTTGTTGACTCGCGGATCACCATCCTTTCCGAAGAGATCGAACGCTACTACAAGGATCACACCAAGGACTATTCGTCGCCGGAAGAGGTGACGCTCAGCGAGATCGTGGTCCCCAGCAACGGCCCCGATCCCCAGGCGGAAGCCCTTGCCAACGAATATCGCAGGCGAGCGCTTCAGGGGGAATCGTTCGCGACGCTGGCGAGCCAGTACTCCAAGGGGGGCACCGCCGGCAAAGGCGGCGGCATCGGCACCTATCAGGTAATGAAACTCAAACCCGACATCGCCAACGCTGTCACCGCCGTGAAGGAAGGAGATGTCTCGCTGGTAGTCAAGATCGCCGAAGGGTATGCGATCTTTCGCGTGGATGCCCGCAAACCTTCGGTGGTGCGTCCGTTCGGGGAAGTAAAGGACGATATCAAGAAGCTTCTTTACCAGCAGAAGTTCGTGCCGGAATTCGAGAGGTTCATTGCGCAGCTGAAAGAAGATGCCTACATTCAGAAATTCCCTGAGCTGGGTATCGGCAAATGA
- a CDS encoding LysM peptidoglycan-binding domain-containing protein, which produces MKRLLPVHAFAGLCAFFAPALVLCQPQSVILGAATSLADGKNASNIAAQLPDDPDIPPKMLDLMRSCETRYLDGSSLIKAGDSAKARLAFDEAVDLLLRSEWEITSTPVLNRYFQDLIQRIQRDESRYLRPEEDTGEKPERAVVDELEKLDLIPIQVDPSLKDAVDADILNTKYDIPIRVNESVYKALNFWVSHGRKFFIDGMTRSGRYQEMIERVFREESVPRDLMYLAQVESLFMPNALSRALARGIWQFTKGTATRYGLKVNKYIDERSDPEKSTRAAARYLNDLYAMFNDWNLVLAAYNWGEGAVQRLVDRSGLSDFWQLADLKRKMPAETKNHVPLIMASIILARNPEKYGLPIEMDPPLRYDQVQIPKRVNLKAVAKALDVQVDVLTRLNPALKSYNTPPDNPDFVLNVPLGMGESFSEKLAALSSGDLKVDPEFSGRHRVKPGETLTAIASQYGVSVDELQVANNIASPKLLRAGAWLLVPTTSAAARSAGRPARSAAFSGSYQVQPGETLSEIAKRYSVPVASLEKANGIKSAESLRAGALLKVPSTPAVSESASKAGEDRRHVVKPGETLSSIAAIYGITVAALQKANGIRSPKSLQVGAMLQIPPPATQRASISKKG; this is translated from the coding sequence ATGAAGCGCCTTCTGCCTGTTCACGCTTTCGCTGGACTGTGCGCGTTTTTTGCGCCTGCGCTGGTTCTCTGCCAGCCTCAAAGCGTGATCCTCGGGGCAGCCACCTCGCTCGCAGACGGCAAGAATGCAAGCAATATCGCCGCGCAGCTGCCCGACGATCCGGACATCCCCCCCAAGATGCTCGACCTCATGCGCAGCTGCGAGACGCGCTATCTCGACGGATCGAGCCTGATCAAGGCCGGTGATTCCGCGAAAGCCCGGCTCGCGTTTGATGAGGCAGTCGACCTGCTCCTGAGATCCGAGTGGGAGATCACTTCCACCCCGGTGCTCAACCGCTATTTTCAGGATCTCATTCAGCGCATTCAGCGGGATGAGTCACGCTATCTCCGGCCCGAGGAGGACACCGGGGAAAAGCCGGAGCGCGCAGTCGTCGATGAACTCGAAAAGTTGGATCTGATCCCGATTCAGGTCGACCCGTCGCTCAAAGACGCCGTGGATGCCGACATCCTGAACACCAAGTACGACATCCCCATCCGGGTCAATGAAAGTGTCTACAAGGCACTCAATTTCTGGGTCAGCCACGGCCGCAAATTCTTCATCGATGGGATGACACGCTCGGGCCGGTACCAGGAGATGATCGAGCGGGTCTTCCGTGAGGAATCGGTGCCTCGCGATTTGATGTACCTTGCGCAGGTCGAGAGTCTTTTCATGCCCAATGCCCTGTCGCGCGCTTTGGCCAGGGGAATCTGGCAGTTTACCAAGGGAACGGCAACCCGGTATGGGCTGAAGGTCAACAAATACATCGACGAGCGCTCGGACCCGGAGAAGTCTACGCGCGCGGCCGCACGCTATCTCAACGACCTCTACGCCATGTTCAACGACTGGAACCTTGTGCTGGCGGCGTACAACTGGGGCGAGGGAGCGGTTCAGCGGCTGGTCGACAGGAGCGGTCTTAGCGACTTCTGGCAATTGGCGGATCTGAAGCGGAAGATGCCCGCGGAGACCAAAAACCATGTTCCCCTGATCATGGCGAGCATAATTCTGGCGCGTAACCCGGAAAAATACGGCCTCCCCATCGAAATGGACCCCCCGCTCCGCTACGACCAGGTGCAGATCCCGAAGCGCGTCAATTTGAAGGCGGTGGCCAAGGCTCTGGACGTGCAGGTCGACGTGTTGACCAGGCTCAATCCGGCGCTGAAGAGCTACAATACTCCGCCTGACAACCCGGATTTCGTGCTTAATGTGCCGCTGGGGATGGGCGAGAGCTTCAGCGAGAAGCTGGCGGCTTTGTCCTCCGGCGATCTCAAAGTGGATCCTGAGTTCAGTGGCCGCCACAGGGTCAAGCCAGGGGAGACTCTAACGGCAATTGCCTCACAATACGGGGTTTCGGTTGACGAACTCCAGGTAGCCAACAACATCGCGTCTCCTAAGCTGCTGCGCGCCGGAGCCTGGCTGCTGGTTCCCACAACCAGTGCAGCCGCCCGATCGGCCGGGAGGCCGGCACGATCCGCAGCGTTCAGCGGCAGCTATCAGGTGCAGCCGGGGGAAACACTGTCGGAGATCGCAAAGCGATACTCCGTCCCGGTCGCCTCGCTCGAGAAAGCAAACGGCATTAAATCTGCCGAGTCGCTGCGCGCCGGGGCCTTGCTCAAAGTGCCTTCGACGCCGGCAGTTAGTGAATCCGCTTCAAAGGCTGGTGAAGACCGCCGGCACGTGGTCAAGCCCGGCGAAACTCTGAGTTCGATTGCCGCCATTTATGGCATCACCGTTGCTGCTCTTCAGAAAGCGAACGGCATCCGCTCGCCCAAATCCCTGCAAGTCGGTGCAATGCTTCAGATCCCTCCCCCGGCGACCCAGAGGGCCTCGATTTCGAAGAAAGGTTAG
- the tatA gene encoding twin-arginine translocase TatA/TatE family subunit: MGSLGMQEIIVIFVLALIIFGPRKLPEIGKSLGKGLQEFKKASNDLKQTWEEEVRLDKEKEAMKELLKDSSVGSKEIQ, encoded by the coding sequence ATGGGCTCCTTGGGAATGCAAGAGATTATCGTCATTTTCGTTCTGGCTCTTATCATCTTTGGGCCGCGAAAACTGCCTGAGATCGGGAAGTCTCTCGGGAAAGGACTCCAGGAGTTCAAAAAAGCCTCCAACGATCTGAAGCAAACTTGGGAAGAGGAAGTCCGGCTGGATAAGGAAAAGGAAGCGATGAAAGAACTCCTTAAAGACTCCTCTGTCGGTTCCAAAGAAATTCAATGA
- the dusB gene encoding tRNA dihydrouridine synthase DusB yields the protein MFKIRDIAIDPPLVLAPIAGHTDSLFRQAIKSLGGCGLVVSELVSTEGMTRNQDRAFHLTHFEDCERPVAIQIFGSDPIRMAESAAMVQEMGADIVDLNIGCPVKKVVKQGGGSNLLRDLPLLERIFRAVREATRIPLTAKIRIGWDRSSINAVEVLKLAEGCGLEALTVHGRVRCDLFAGQADWSVIARVKEAAVIPVIGNGDVFQPDDAGRMFRETGVDGVMIGRGVLSNPWLIRQCYDFLSGIALRKISLQEKADFMLSFLLRSAQGLPPAVAVGKMKRMGGYLSKGIPGGAGLRAGIHSARTCEEILDLIRDHFSKNSF from the coding sequence ATGTTCAAGATCCGAGACATTGCAATCGATCCGCCCCTGGTGCTTGCCCCAATCGCCGGGCACACGGATTCCCTTTTCCGCCAGGCAATCAAGTCGTTGGGAGGCTGCGGTCTGGTCGTTTCCGAACTGGTCAGTACCGAGGGGATGACTCGCAACCAGGACCGGGCCTTCCACCTGACCCACTTTGAAGATTGCGAGCGCCCGGTTGCGATCCAGATTTTTGGTTCCGATCCGATTCGGATGGCGGAGTCGGCGGCGATGGTGCAGGAAATGGGCGCCGACATCGTCGATCTCAACATCGGGTGCCCGGTCAAGAAAGTAGTAAAGCAGGGGGGAGGCAGCAATCTCCTGCGCGATCTCCCGCTGCTCGAGAGGATTTTCAGGGCCGTCCGCGAGGCCACGAGGATCCCGCTCACCGCCAAGATCCGCATCGGTTGGGACCGGAGCAGCATCAATGCGGTCGAAGTCCTGAAGCTCGCGGAAGGTTGCGGCCTCGAAGCCCTGACCGTGCACGGCCGGGTGCGCTGCGACCTGTTCGCGGGTCAGGCCGACTGGTCGGTGATTGCCCGCGTCAAGGAAGCAGCCGTCATCCCGGTCATCGGGAACGGAGATGTCTTCCAGCCTGACGATGCCGGACGCATGTTCCGTGAAACCGGGGTGGACGGGGTGATGATCGGGCGCGGTGTCCTGAGCAATCCCTGGCTGATACGCCAGTGCTACGACTTTCTGTCCGGGATTGCCCTACGCAAGATCAGCTTGCAGGAAAAGGCTGATTTCATGCTTTCCTTCCTCCTGCGTTCCGCGCAGGGCCTGCCCCCGGCCGTCGCAGTCGGAAAAATGAAGCGAATGGGCGGATATCTCTCGAAGGGCATTCCCGGCGGTGCAGGCCTGCGTGCCGGGATCCACTCAGCACGGACATGCGAGGAAATCCTCGATCTGATCAGGGACCACTTCTCGAAAAATTCATTTTGA
- a CDS encoding ABC transporter permease codes for MNGFQQKENVTMALQTLMAHKFRSFLTVLGIIIGVLTVVVIASILTGMRQSIISIVQEFGTDNVFAFHLGMGPRIGGRRPRDEMMRKPLTVADALAIKEQCVSVKDVTWQGFPRQTQVSIKYQGNVARNFSFTGVPANYADVSNTSLINGRFFTETEDSHGVNVVVLGPDIKDALFPQTDPIGKRILINGHPFTVLGITEKSKAGAMGDNSRDYAVLVPYRSMMKMMPWEDWNFLLIQAQEGKLSTALDEVESLLRRRRGVKPNEANNFDLSTADRLIQQFDAITASVGLIAIAISSIGLLVGGIGVMNIMLVSVTERTREIGVRKAVGATRRDIIFQFLVEAMTLTGVGGIFGVVLAIATSYIVMALVPSLPASIPLWAVITGFVVSVTIGLVFGVWPARKAAYLDPIDALRYE; via the coding sequence ATGAACGGCTTTCAGCAGAAAGAAAACGTGACCATGGCGTTGCAGACGCTGATGGCCCACAAATTCCGGTCGTTCCTGACGGTACTCGGAATCATCATCGGTGTGCTGACCGTCGTGGTCATCGCCTCGATACTCACCGGGATGCGTCAAAGCATCATCAGCATCGTCCAGGAGTTCGGTACCGACAACGTGTTTGCGTTCCATCTCGGCATGGGACCGCGCATTGGAGGCCGCCGGCCCAGAGACGAGATGATGCGCAAGCCCTTGACCGTCGCCGACGCGCTGGCTATCAAGGAGCAATGCGTGTCGGTGAAGGACGTCACCTGGCAGGGATTCCCGCGCCAGACCCAGGTCTCGATCAAATACCAGGGGAATGTCGCCCGCAATTTCTCGTTCACCGGTGTACCTGCCAATTATGCAGACGTTTCCAATACATCATTGATCAATGGGCGCTTCTTTACCGAAACCGAGGATTCTCACGGCGTCAATGTCGTTGTGCTCGGTCCCGACATCAAGGATGCCCTGTTCCCCCAGACCGATCCGATCGGTAAGCGGATATTGATCAATGGCCATCCATTTACCGTCCTGGGAATTACGGAGAAGAGCAAGGCGGGAGCGATGGGGGACAACTCGAGGGACTACGCTGTCCTCGTTCCCTACCGATCCATGATGAAAATGATGCCATGGGAGGATTGGAACTTCCTGCTAATCCAGGCGCAGGAGGGGAAGCTCTCCACCGCTCTTGACGAGGTCGAAAGCCTGTTGCGGCGTCGGCGCGGCGTGAAGCCCAACGAAGCGAACAACTTCGACCTCTCAACCGCGGACCGGTTGATCCAGCAGTTCGACGCCATCACGGCTTCGGTGGGGCTCATTGCCATTGCCATCTCGAGCATCGGCCTGCTGGTCGGCGGTATCGGGGTCATGAACATCATGCTGGTCTCGGTCACGGAAAGGACGAGAGAAATCGGGGTGCGCAAAGCCGTTGGCGCGACACGCCGGGACATCATCTTCCAGTTCCTCGTCGAGGCCATGACTCTGACGGGCGTGGGCGGCATCTTCGGCGTGGTCCTTGCGATAGCAACGAGTTACATAGTCATGGCTCTGGTACCGTCACTGCCGGCGAGCATTCCTCTGTGGGCGGTGATCACCGGCTTTGTCGTCTCGGTCACGATTGGACTGGTCTTCGGCGTCTGGCCTGCACGCAAAGCCGCCTACCTCGATCCCATCGACGCGCTCCGCTACGAATGA